CCTTGGGTTTTCTGGATAAAAACATGATAAAAGTAGAAGCGGGTCAGTTCAACACTTTTCGAACCGTAGGTATGTTCAATCTATTGAATGAAAGCCTTAATGAGAAAAGGAACTCTTTTGTGGCCATGGAATACTTTACCACGGACGGGCCTTTTGACGATCCCCAGAATTTAAACCGATTCAATTTTTTTGCCAGATATAATGAGGCCATCAATCAATCAAATATGCTGAGTATATCGGCCTCTTTATTCAACAGTAGTTGGGATCAGTCGGGTCAAATTCCTCAATCTTTAGTTGAGGACGGCAGCTTGTCCAGATGGGGCTCTCTCGATCCTACCGAAGGTGGTTCAACCTCTCGAATGAACTTGTCTGCCAAGTTAAAAACCCAATTTAATAATGATGGCGCCTTGACTAATCAGATCTATTTCACCCGATATAATTTTGATTTGTATTCGAATTTTACGTTCTATTTGAATGATTCGATAAATGGGGATCAAATAAGACAAAAAGAAAGTAGAAATCTAATTGGTTATAACGCTTCCTACAAGAAATCATTTCTTTTTGCTGGAGAAAATAAGATAGATACTGAGATAGGAGCAGGATTCAGATTGGACGACATTGATGATAGCCAGTTGCTCCATACCAAAAAGAGATATGAGGTGATTGATACGACCAATTATGGGGATATTAACGAGCAAAACCTGAATCTTTTCGGTAAAATCACATGGCAAAAGAATAAGTGGATGGTTAATTTAGGGCTTCGCTTTGACGCCTTTGGTTTTTCATATATGGACAAGACAGAAGCTGATAAAATAAAAAACTCCAAGAAACAAGCGATAGTCAGTCCTAAATTAAATGTGGCTTTTAATGCAACGAATCGTTTTCAATTGTATTTGAAACTTGGTCAGGGTTTTCATTCTAACGATGCCCGGGTGGTTACAAGAAATGATAGTTTACCCACATTGGCAAAAGCTCAGGGAGCCGACTTTGGCTTGATCTGGAAACCTTCTCCTCGTGTGATTCTCAATACCGTGATATGGCAGATGAATCTTGAGTCAGAAATGGTTTGGTCAGGTGACGCGGGAACCTGGGAACCCAGTGGCCGAACCAGGCGGGAAGGGATTGATTTTAGCCTGCGTTGGCAGGTTGTTGACTGGTTGTTTTTTGATACCGACATCAATTACTCTTTAGGTCGTTTTGTTGACCAACCTGAGGGCTCAAATTATATTCCTTTGGCACCTGAATGGACCTCGACCGGAGGATTTACGATCAATTCGATTCAAAAATGGTCTGGTTCCGTACGATATCGGTTTATGAGTGATCGACCCGCCGACGAATTCAATTCAGTTACCGCGTTGGGTTATACTGTATTCGATACAATGATTAATTATGCTTACAGAAATTGGACCTTTGGTATTTCCGCTGAAAATCTTTTTAATACAAAATGGAATGAGGCACAATTTGCAGGCGACTACAGGGTGAGTCAAACCTCAGAGCCGGATTATGGCCTCACCTTCACCCCGGGAACTCCATTTTATTTAAAAGGAAGTGTTCGATTTCAATTTTAACGGTATACAGTACCAAATTATGTCCCTTTGAAAACCTTCCTTTTTCAAGCCTTTGAATCAACTATTCTGTAAAAATAAAGGCACCAGTAATAAAGTATCCATATAAGCATGCGCTAAAACCAAGACCCATAGGTTTTTATTGCATTTTAAATAAAATATTCCCATGACCAAACCCATCATAGCGGTTGAAACAATTCCTGTTGGGCCCCATTCAAAATGAACTAATCCAAATATGACCGAACTCAAAATTACGGCAATGATCTTTCCATATTTTGAATCTAATCCGAGTTCGGTAAAACGGTTAATTAAAAACGCACGATAAATGACTTCTTCCCCAAATGAAGAAACAATATAAACACAACAAAGGGTAAAAATGAGCAGTAAAAGACTATTTAGATATTCATAATTGCTCATATCGGCACTTTCAGGCATACCTGAAATTTGCGACATTAATAATGTTCCTATGACATAGGCAGAGATTCCGAGAACAAAAACCAAAAGAGAGCGTTTGAATACGCGCATTCCCTCTTTTGAAGTGATCTTTCCAAATGTCAGCCCAAATTCTGCCCAGGTTCGACCTCGAAGTTTATTACCTAACCAGATCAGCAGGAGCATGAAAATATTGATGCACCAAATGATTCCCAATTTGAATAAAACATTATCTCCGGCCAAGGGTTTCAAAATGACAAACAATAAAGTGGCGGAAGAAAAAATCAATAAGATCTCACTGACTATGGCTAATTTACTTTTATTTAAAAGGTTTCCTAGTGTTGTTATACGGCTTATTTTTTCCATTTTATTTTAATTTAAGTTGAACATTGATACTGCAAGTATCCGAACTTTTTAAATCAAAAGAGGCCGATATCATGATGTCGAACGCATTTCTTACATGGTTTTTCGAAACTCTGTAGGTGTTTTCCCGGTTTCTTTTTTAAAGGCGGTATTGAATGAAGATTTAGAATTGAAGCCAACATCAAACATAACCTCCAGAATGGTTATCTTATCGTCTTTGGCTTCTTTAAAGATATGTTGAGCTTCTCTTATTCTATAAGAATTGATAAAATCAAAAAAGCTTTTATCAAATGACTGATTGATCACCTGAGAAAGATTTTTACTTGATATAGAAAGCTTTTCAGATAAATCCTTAAGACTCACTTGGGGATCAAGGAAAGTTTTCTCAGTGCTGAACAGATCCAGTAACCGTTCTTTATACTCTTCTATCTGAGACTGGGTTAAATTTGACCCTTTATACTTGGACGTTTCTTTTTGAGCTATACCGGAAAAAATTTCTGGTTGCCTCAGCGCATCAAGAATCACCTTATTCACAAAGTAAAAGATAAAAATCAGCAGCAGGATAAGGGTGATCAAAAACACGGTCTTATTATCTAACAAAGAAACAAAGTTGTGTGCAAGAGAGATAAAAGTAATCAGGACAAAAGTGTTTAGAGCAAAACTTAGCCAGTCCAGATTGATCTGTTCTATCTGAGAATATTTGTTCTTAATGACCTGTCGGTACTTCCATAATGACCTATAAGTCATAGCCATATAGATATAGAAATGAAGGTAAATCAGAATACTTCCCAGGTAAAACTGCCATGGTAAATCATTACTGATAAATTCAGCTGATGTTTTCGGTGACGGATTTCCAGCAACAAAGAGAAATAGCGTAAGAAACAGATAAGGTATCAAGTGAAGGAGATGTGTTTTGGATAATTTAAAATCCTTAAATATTACACCTTGTGCATATATATAGATTATCGGGCCATAGAGAAGAAAGAAGCCACTATCGATGAGTTGCAGGAAATCCCAGGTCAATATTACATTATTCATTTGCAATGTAAGATCCCCCATATTCCAGGCTATCAATATGAAAATACTACCAAGCAGTGAGTTATTTCGTCTGTTTCCTTTTTTATTGGAGATTAAAAACAAACCAACAAATAAAAGCTGAAATGAGATAAGAAAGGAGAGATATGAAATAAGGCTCAAATCCATTAGCTCATTTGAATTGTTTAAAAACTATATGTTGAAGATTCACTTTTTTTAAGTGATTGTGTTCTCCTGCAATTTATGGACTCTTTCTATCCTGATTTATAAGCCCTATTTCCCTCAAAAAATTCGAGATAACTTTCT
This DNA window, taken from Lutimonas zeaxanthinifaciens, encodes the following:
- a CDS encoding TonB-dependent receptor, producing MKKLVVFAFFGLLLSWIPESVFAHHVIKGKVVDKVNNSPLSGASVMIKDSSEGTITDEWGGFTLSTEQDEGIIIVSFLGYRTQEISFSSHSGLINVLMDTDAIDLEDVYIDGSHVTPSSIAQIDVNIRTVSSSQDVLRVVPGLFIAQHAGGGKSEQIFLRGFDADHGTDVNISVDGLPVNMVSQAHGQGYADLHWVIPELVHNVEFGKGTYYAERGDFTTAGYVEFKTLGFLDKNMIKVEAGQFNTFRTVGMFNLLNESLNEKRNSFVAMEYFTTDGPFDDPQNLNRFNFFARYNEAINQSNMLSISASLFNSSWDQSGQIPQSLVEDGSLSRWGSLDPTEGGSTSRMNLSAKLKTQFNNDGALTNQIYFTRYNFDLYSNFTFYLNDSINGDQIRQKESRNLIGYNASYKKSFLFAGENKIDTEIGAGFRLDDIDDSQLLHTKKRYEVIDTTNYGDINEQNLNLFGKITWQKNKWMVNLGLRFDAFGFSYMDKTEADKIKNSKKQAIVSPKLNVAFNATNRFQLYLKLGQGFHSNDARVVTRNDSLPTLAKAQGADFGLIWKPSPRVILNTVIWQMNLESEMVWSGDAGTWEPSGRTRREGIDFSLRWQVVDWLFFDTDINYSLGRFVDQPEGSNYIPLAPEWTSTGGFTINSIQKWSGSVRYRFMSDRPADEFNSVTALGYTVFDTMINYAYRNWTFGISAENLFNTKWNEAQFAGDYRVSQTSEPDYGLTFTPGTPFYLKGSVRFQF
- a CDS encoding CPBP family intramembrane glutamic endopeptidase, with protein sequence MEKISRITTLGNLLNKSKLAIVSEILLIFSSATLLFVILKPLAGDNVLFKLGIIWCINIFMLLLIWLGNKLRGRTWAEFGLTFGKITSKEGMRVFKRSLLVFVLGISAYVIGTLLMSQISGMPESADMSNYEYLNSLLLLIFTLCCVYIVSSFGEEVIYRAFLINRFTELGLDSKYGKIIAVILSSVIFGLVHFEWGPTGIVSTAMMGLVMGIFYLKCNKNLWVLVLAHAYMDTLLLVPLFLQNS
- a CDS encoding helix-turn-helix domain-containing protein; the protein is MDLSLISYLSFLISFQLLFVGLFLISNKKGNRRNNSLLGSIFILIAWNMGDLTLQMNNVILTWDFLQLIDSGFFLLYGPIIYIYAQGVIFKDFKLSKTHLLHLIPYLFLTLFLFVAGNPSPKTSAEFISNDLPWQFYLGSILIYLHFYIYMAMTYRSLWKYRQVIKNKYSQIEQINLDWLSFALNTFVLITFISLAHNFVSLLDNKTVFLITLILLLIFIFYFVNKVILDALRQPEIFSGIAQKETSKYKGSNLTQSQIEEYKERLLDLFSTEKTFLDPQVSLKDLSEKLSISSKNLSQVINQSFDKSFFDFINSYRIREAQHIFKEAKDDKITILEVMFDVGFNSKSSFNTAFKKETGKTPTEFRKTM